The segment TTCAGGAGCTCCCCGGTCACGAGGCCCCGGAAGGCCAGCGAGGTGCGGCGGATGAGGACATCCACGAGGTGCCCGAGCTGTTCGTTGAGGGCCATGAACTCGAGCTCCCGGACGCTGAGCTCGTTCGTGGAGCGCAGCTTCCGGTCCTCGCCTGCCTTGAGGTAGGCGATGACGTCCTTGGCGCGGGTGCCGTAGCGGGTCAGCAGGCCGCTGACCCGATCGGCACCGAGACCGGGGGCCATGTGCGTCTTGACCCAGTCCTGGACCCCGTCTTCGCTGTCCGGGAAACCCAGGCCGCCTCCGATGGCGAGCTTCGCCGTCGAGGTCTTCCGCTCCATGCCCAGTTCGCGGAGGACGTCGTTGCTCAGGTGTTCGGCGAGGGCCCGGAAAGTGGTCCACTTTCCGCCGATCAATGAAAGTACGACGGCGGCCTTGCCGCCTTGGGCGGCCGCCGTATCGGAGGCCTTCCGCTCGCTTCGCTCGATGCGGTAGTCGCGGGATACGAAGCCCGGCTGGGTGTCATCGTGGCGCGGAAGCGGCCGGACGCCGGCGAAGCTGTACACGATATGGCTGCGCTCGACCTTGATGGAGGGGAAGACGTGGCCGACGAGGTCGAAGAAGTAGTCAATCTCGGCTTCGGTGCACACTGCATCCTGGGCTATGTCGGCCTCGACGTCGGTGGTGCCGACCAGGACACGGTCACCCATCGGGTAGATCAGCACGATCCGCCCGTCCGTGTGTTCGAAGAAAATCTCGCGGCCGCCGCACGCTGCGAGCAATTCCGGGTGGTCCAGGACAATGTGGGAGCCCTTGGTTCCGCCCATGAAACGGCTCGCGGCACCCATTGCCTCGTTGGTGAGGTCCACCCAGGCGCCGGTGGTGTTGACGATCACGTCGGCCTGGAAGCTGAATTCTTCGCCCGTGAGTTCATCGCGCAGCAAAACAGCGCCGGCTGAATCGGCGTCTGAAGCCTTTGAGACAAGGGACACGTAGTTGCTGGCCCTGGCGCTGCCGCCCGGCAAGCCGCTTCCGATACCCGCCTTTTCGCCGTCCTGCAGCACATCGAGCGTCAAGCGCTCCGGGTTGTGCACGGAGGCGTCAAAGTAGGTGGCTGCGTATTTGATTCCGGGGTGCAATCGCGGCAACTCAGCCAAGGCCTTCTCTTTGCCACGGAACTGATGGCGGGGGACGCTGCCGCCGTCGCGGGAGAAGAAGTCGTACATGCTCAGTCCGAGCTTGATGAGAAAGGCGCCGCGTTCTTTCGGTTTGCCTTGCTTGTGCGTGAGGAAGCGTGTGGGGGCGGAAAGTATTCCGGAGAAGGTGCTGAAGATGGGGATGGTCGTCTGCAGGGGCTTGACGTAATGGGGAGCGATCTTCAAAAGCCGGTTGCGCTCGACCACCGATTCCTGAACGAGGCGGAATTCCCCGTTCTCGAGGTAGCGGATGCCGCCGTGGATCATGTGGGATGACGCTCCGCTGGCGCCTTGGCAGTAATCGCCGCGTTCCACGAGGGCGACGTCCACTCCCTGCAGTGCCAAATCACGGAAGGTTCCGACGCCGTTGATGCCGCCACCGATGATCAGCACCTGGGCCTGCGGCCGTTCGCGAAGTGCCGAAACCGAGGTCCGACGGGGTGATCCTGCTGCGGAACCGGAATTGCTGGTGTATCCCAAAACTGCTCCCTTGGGCTTTGGTGTGTGCGCTGCATCACTTGACGTCGCACCTTGCACAACTATTCTTCGAAAGAATGGAAAATGAAATCAAGCTACTTGCACAAACGTGCAGAACGGAATTGAGATGCCACGATCACGACATTCTGAGGCCCTCCGGGCAGCACAGATGTACTACCTCCAGGACCTCACCATGGACGCCATAGCCCGCGAGCTTCGGACCTCGCGTTCGACGGTCTCCCGGTTGCTGTCCTCGGCCCGCGAGTCGGGACTGGTCCAGATCCAGATCCGCAGTCCGCTGGATTCCGCCCCCGAACTGGAACGTATGATCCGCAACCACTACGGCGTCGATGTGCACGTGGTGCCCGTCCTGGACACCTTGAACGAGGCGGAAACCCTAGACCGGGTGGCGACGCAGGCCGCACGGACCATTGGTCCCTTGGTCGATTCCAACGCCATCATCGGAGTGGCCTGGGGTGCGACCATCAGTGCAGTCAGCAGGCACC is part of the Arthrobacter ramosus genome and harbors:
- a CDS encoding glycerol-3-phosphate dehydrogenase/oxidase; translated protein: MGYTSNSGSAAGSPRRTSVSALRERPQAQVLIIGGGINGVGTFRDLALQGVDVALVERGDYCQGASGASSHMIHGGIRYLENGEFRLVQESVVERNRLLKIAPHYVKPLQTTIPIFSTFSGILSAPTRFLTHKQGKPKERGAFLIKLGLSMYDFFSRDGGSVPRHQFRGKEKALAELPRLHPGIKYAATYFDASVHNPERLTLDVLQDGEKAGIGSGLPGGSARASNYVSLVSKASDADSAGAVLLRDELTGEEFSFQADVIVNTTGAWVDLTNEAMGAASRFMGGTKGSHIVLDHPELLAACGGREIFFEHTDGRIVLIYPMGDRVLVGTTDVEADIAQDAVCTEAEIDYFFDLVGHVFPSIKVERSHIVYSFAGVRPLPRHDDTQPGFVSRDYRIERSERKASDTAAAQGGKAAVVLSLIGGKWTTFRALAEHLSNDVLRELGMERKTSTAKLAIGGGLGFPDSEDGVQDWVKTHMAPGLGADRVSGLLTRYGTRAKDVIAYLKAGEDRKLRSTNELSVRELEFMALNEQLGHLVDVLIRRTSLAFRGLVTGELLNEIAEVLATQLGWDSAKREAEIQHAQEVLLRFHGVTVHSLVA